In one Desulfoferula mesophila genomic region, the following are encoded:
- a CDS encoding S41 family peptidase — MPGRSLRYGLITLAILAVLSFYLPQGPSQSAQAASDADYSSMRLLTEVMEQIQKRYVEKKTPNELLTEAVKGMVSSLDPHSDYMTPEEYKELQIETKGTFSGVGIVITSKDGILTVVSPIEGTPAYKAGVEAGDRIMKIDGKLTKGMTLMDAVKSIRGPKGSKVVLTILREGANNLQDITVVRDMIPIESVRVYLLEDGYGLIRLANFQENTTDELIKGLTELQNQKVPLKGLIIDLRTNPGGLLTEAVNVADQFLDSGLIVSTKGRTRDQEMVFKATPHMTANNYPIIVLVNQGSASASEILAGALQDHHRAMILGTQTFGKGSVQTILPLEDKGALKLTTARYYTPSGRSIQAKGITPDLVVPFKPPAPSTKAAKKSQDLREKDLQGAIPAEEEKAPAKAEKAEPAKPDDSTQTKPEQTQGKAKTDKLHYPQDRLDNDNQMLRALDLLKAWQIFSAREQINQGKVAGAAK, encoded by the coding sequence ATGCCCGGCCGCTCACTACGTTACGGCTTGATAACATTGGCCATCTTGGCCGTACTCAGTTTCTACCTGCCCCAAGGACCGAGCCAGTCGGCCCAAGCGGCCAGCGATGCGGACTACAGCAGCATGCGCCTGTTGACCGAGGTGATGGAGCAGATCCAGAAAAGGTACGTGGAAAAAAAGACCCCCAACGAACTGCTCACCGAAGCGGTCAAGGGCATGGTCAGCAGCCTGGACCCCCATTCGGACTACATGACCCCCGAGGAGTATAAAGAGCTTCAGATAGAGACCAAGGGTACCTTCAGCGGGGTGGGCATAGTCATCACCTCCAAGGACGGCATTCTCACCGTGGTCTCGCCCATCGAAGGCACCCCGGCCTACAAGGCGGGCGTGGAGGCCGGCGATCGCATCATGAAGATCGACGGCAAGCTCACCAAGGGCATGACCCTCATGGACGCGGTCAAGAGCATCCGCGGGCCCAAGGGCTCCAAGGTGGTGCTTACCATCCTGAGGGAGGGGGCCAACAACCTCCAGGACATCACGGTGGTTCGCGACATGATCCCCATCGAAAGCGTGCGCGTCTACTTGTTGGAAGACGGCTATGGCCTGATCCGCCTGGCCAACTTCCAGGAGAACACCACCGACGAGTTGATCAAGGGCCTCACCGAGCTGCAAAACCAAAAGGTGCCCCTCAAGGGACTGATCATAGACCTCAGGACCAACCCCGGCGGTCTGCTCACCGAGGCGGTGAACGTGGCCGACCAGTTCCTGGACAGCGGCCTCATCGTCTCCACCAAGGGCCGGACCCGGGACCAGGAAATGGTCTTCAAGGCCACGCCGCACATGACCGCCAACAACTATCCCATCATCGTCCTGGTGAACCAGGGCTCGGCCAGCGCCAGCGAGATTTTGGCCGGCGCCCTGCAAGACCATCACCGGGCCATGATCCTGGGCACCCAGACCTTTGGCAAGGGCTCGGTGCAGACCATCCTGCCCCTGGAGGACAAGGGCGCGCTCAAGCTGACCACCGCTCGTTATTACACCCCCAGCGGTCGCTCCATCCAGGCCAAGGGCATTACCCCGGACCTGGTGGTGCCCTTCAAGCCGCCCGCGCCTTCCACCAAGGCCGCCAAGAAATCCCAGGATTTGCGGGAAAAAGACCTGCAGGGAGCCATACCCGCCGAGGAGGAGAAGGCTCCGGCCAAGGCGGAAAAGGCCGAGCCCGCCAAGCCGGATGACTCCACCCAGACCAAGCCCGAGCAAACCCAAGGCAAGGCCAAAACCGACAAGCTGCACTATCCCCAGGATCGCCTGGACAACGACAACCAGATGCTCAGGGCTTTGGATCTTTTGAAGGCCTGGCAGATTTTCTCGGCTCGTGAGCAAATAAACCAAGGCAAGGTTGCCGGCGCCGCGAAATAG
- a CDS encoding divergent polysaccharide deacetylase family protein yields MPRRKKSQKAAPPLRRVLWTLGAGGVVFAFLVGLWWGSPAPKLPAPKPKVQAKQSAPAPAVKAQPTVKEAKPPLPVPPVKPAEPSLPLVAIIIDDMGHSLDPARRLAALGLPLTFSILPYAAQAKAVARLAQDKGLEVMLHLPMEPKGYPGQNPGQGVLLCGMSQEKLLEVLREDLKRVPHAVGVNNHMGSRFSLRPDLLRPVLLELKSRGLFYLDSFTSADSQGLASARGLGLRTGRRDVFLDHEASREAIDFQMRRLLQLARERGKAVAIGHPRPLTMQALEEWAPQLRTQVRLVGVLKVLESPSPPGQAHQPGQSPPTQQGVKAGQ; encoded by the coding sequence GTGCCCCGGCGTAAAAAATCTCAAAAAGCCGCCCCGCCGCTCCGCCGGGTCCTCTGGACCCTGGGGGCGGGCGGGGTGGTGTTCGCCTTTCTGGTGGGTCTGTGGTGGGGTTCGCCCGCGCCCAAGCTCCCTGCCCCCAAACCAAAAGTCCAAGCCAAGCAATCCGCCCCGGCCCCGGCGGTGAAAGCCCAACCAACCGTCAAGGAGGCCAAGCCCCCGTTGCCCGTTCCGCCGGTCAAGCCGGCCGAGCCCTCATTGCCTTTGGTGGCCATCATTATCGACGACATGGGCCATTCCCTTGACCCGGCCCGCCGCCTGGCCGCGCTGGGGCTTCCCTTGACCTTTTCCATCCTGCCCTATGCGGCCCAGGCCAAGGCCGTGGCCCGCCTGGCCCAAGACAAGGGGCTGGAGGTGATGCTGCACCTTCCCATGGAGCCCAAGGGCTATCCCGGGCAGAATCCCGGCCAGGGGGTATTGCTGTGCGGCATGTCCCAGGAAAAGTTGCTTGAGGTGTTGCGCGAAGATTTAAAACGGGTGCCCCATGCGGTGGGGGTGAACAACCACATGGGGTCCAGGTTCAGCCTGCGCCCGGACCTGCTGCGGCCGGTCTTGCTGGAGTTGAAAAGCCGCGGCCTGTTTTATCTAGACAGCTTTACCAGCGCCGATTCCCAAGGGCTGGCCAGCGCCCGCGGCCTGGGTCTGCGCACCGGGCGCAGGGACGTTTTCCTGGACCACGAGGCCAGCCGCGAGGCCATAGACTTCCAGATGCGACGTCTGCTGCAATTGGCCCGGGAGCGAGGCAAAGCGGTGGCCATCGGTCACCCCCGCCCCTTGACCATGCAGGCCCTGGAAGAGTGGGCCCCCCAACTACGCACCCAGGTCCGTCTGGTTGGGGTTTTAAAAGTTCTGGAGAGCCCCTCACCCCCCGGCCAAGCCCACCAGCCAGGCCAGAGCCCGCCAACCCAGCAAGGCGTAAAGGCCGGCCAATAG
- a CDS encoding phosphatidylglycerophosphatase A, with protein sequence MKSRWLLKMIVSLGVGLFPGPQGTYGSFLAAGIGALWIAGGGVLSGWSYVGVALCLGAAAVFFCRLALRLQVFGEDADPGSIVIDEAAGMLVAMYGIRSLGWELLAALALFRLFDITKPLGINALQRLPGAWGVVADDLLAGLYALLGWRALAWLVGLAGG encoded by the coding sequence ATGAAAAGCCGCTGGCTTTTAAAGATGATTGTAAGTTTGGGCGTGGGGCTTTTCCCTGGTCCACAGGGAACCTATGGCTCTTTTTTGGCCGCAGGTATAGGAGCTTTGTGGATCGCCGGGGGCGGAGTATTGTCCGGCTGGAGCTACGTGGGCGTGGCGCTTTGCCTGGGTGCGGCGGCGGTGTTTTTCTGCCGGTTGGCGCTACGCCTACAGGTGTTCGGAGAGGATGCCGATCCCGGCAGCATCGTGATCGACGAGGCCGCGGGCATGCTGGTGGCCATGTACGGCATACGTTCTTTGGGGTGGGAGTTGTTGGCCGCCCTGGCCTTGTTCCGGCTGTTCGACATCACCAAGCCACTGGGCATCAACGCCCTGCAGCGTCTTCCAGGAGCCTGGGGGGTGGTGGCCGACGATCTATTGGCCGGCCTTTACGCCTTGCTGGGTTGGCGGGCTCTGGCCTGGCTGGTGGGCTTGGCCGGGGGGTGA
- the cbiB gene encoding adenosylcobinamide-phosphate synthase CbiB — MGPAWIIALAMIFDAEIGDPPAWPHLVRYMGLAISRLEGVLRSPASTPFGLRLAGVALVLLVVGGFSFTTWLALYLLEAITPLLAWLMALVMCWQCLSAGQLWREANVVLRALERDLGEARNRLSMIVGRETRNLDEQGVRRAVVETVAENFNDGVVAPLFYMALLGPVGAVAYKAVNTLDSMVGYRDERYLHLGWAAARLDDLAGWLPARLSALLLAAAAPLLGLGASEAWRIARRDHAAHKSPNSAWPEAAMAGALGVRLGGPNHYHGVLVDKPWINPGGGPTGEAQARQCVQLMQLASVLAAGGAVFLAWGLGWWL; from the coding sequence ATGGGCCCCGCCTGGATAATCGCCTTGGCCATGATTTTTGACGCCGAGATCGGTGACCCGCCTGCCTGGCCTCATTTGGTTCGTTACATGGGTCTCGCCATCTCCCGCCTGGAAGGGGTTTTGCGCTCCCCGGCTTCTACCCCTTTTGGGCTGCGTTTGGCCGGCGTGGCTTTGGTTTTGTTGGTGGTGGGGGGATTCTCCTTTACCACCTGGCTGGCGCTGTACCTGTTAGAGGCCATTACCCCTCTTTTAGCCTGGCTCATGGCCCTGGTGATGTGCTGGCAGTGCCTTTCCGCCGGTCAATTGTGGCGGGAGGCCAACGTGGTGCTGAGGGCGCTTGAAAGGGACCTGGGTGAGGCCCGAAACCGTCTATCCATGATCGTGGGCCGCGAGACCCGAAACCTTGACGAACAGGGAGTGCGCCGGGCGGTGGTGGAGACCGTGGCTGAAAACTTCAACGACGGGGTGGTGGCCCCCTTGTTTTACATGGCTCTTTTGGGTCCCGTGGGGGCGGTGGCCTACAAGGCGGTGAACACCCTGGACTCCATGGTGGGTTACCGCGATGAGCGCTATCTCCATCTGGGCTGGGCCGCGGCCCGCCTGGACGATTTGGCCGGTTGGCTGCCCGCCCGCCTTAGCGCCCTGCTCCTGGCGGCGGCCGCCCCCTTGCTGGGGCTCGGCGCCTCCGAGGCCTGGCGCATCGCCCGCAGGGACCACGCGGCCCACAAAAGCCCCAACTCGGCCTGGCCCGAGGCGGCCATGGCCGGGGCCCTGGGCGTGCGCCTGGGAGGCCCCAACCACTATCACGGCGTGTTGGTGGACAAGCCGTGGATCAACCCCGGCGGCGGACCCACCGGGGAAGCCCAGGCCCGCCAATGCGTGCAGTTGATGCAGCTGGCCAGCGTTTTGGCCGCCGGGGGGGCGGTTTTCCTGGCCTGGGGCCTGGGCTGGTGGCTGTGA
- a CDS encoding OsmC family protein yields the protein MVEMKVSLGDDQKVTARWDGFEVKTDQPVSYGGEGTAPSPFELFLASLATCAAFYVLEFCRTRDIPTEGVSLVERLITSEDGKEDKAIEMEIILPPEFPVKYEKAVVRAAGMCHVKKTILNPPEITLTARRAAG from the coding sequence ATGGTGGAGATGAAGGTCAGCTTGGGTGATGATCAAAAGGTCACCGCGCGCTGGGACGGCTTTGAAGTTAAGACCGACCAGCCCGTCAGCTACGGGGGTGAGGGGACCGCCCCATCGCCTTTTGAGCTGTTCCTGGCTTCCCTGGCCACCTGTGCCGCTTTTTACGTGCTGGAGTTTTGCCGGACCCGCGATATTCCCACCGAGGGGGTCAGCCTGGTTGAGCGCCTGATAACCTCTGAGGACGGCAAGGAAGACAAAGCCATCGAGATGGAGATAATCCTGCCTCCGGAGTTCCCCGTTAAGTACGAAAAGGCGGTGGTCAGGGCGGCGGGCATGTGCCATGTGAAAAAGACCATCCTTAATCCGCCGGAAATAACCTTGACCGCCCGCCGCGCCGCGGGCTAG
- a CDS encoding lysophospholipid acyltransferase family protein, whose protein sequence is MTQPRSYSMGQRLQFWLVSHIAAMLVRLVFCTCRVKILRNDLVEKYFNQGRSGIGVTWHRGAIFSLYYFGRIHPAVMISRSKDGEYLARYLKIMGGVPVRGSSSRGGLAALKEMAQYLLEGPARYAATVADGPRGPRYVAKKGMISLAARTGLPLLPLMWSAKRVWVLKNTWDRTMIPKPFATIYFSAGREFRYPPDIKGEAMEAALRELQDELNRVKDELDAISGYQDPA, encoded by the coding sequence GTGACCCAACCCAGGTCATACAGTATGGGGCAACGCCTGCAGTTCTGGTTGGTTTCGCATATCGCGGCCATGCTGGTGCGCCTGGTCTTCTGCACCTGCCGGGTGAAAATCCTGCGCAACGACCTGGTGGAAAAGTATTTCAACCAGGGCCGTTCCGGCATCGGCGTAACCTGGCACCGGGGAGCCATTTTTTCCCTGTACTATTTCGGCAGGATACATCCGGCAGTGATGATCAGCCGTTCAAAGGACGGCGAATACCTGGCCCGCTATCTCAAAATCATGGGCGGCGTGCCGGTACGGGGCTCCTCCAGCCGGGGCGGCCTGGCCGCGCTCAAGGAGATGGCCCAATACCTCTTGGAGGGCCCCGCCCGCTACGCCGCCACCGTGGCCGATGGGCCCAGGGGGCCACGCTACGTGGCCAAAAAAGGGATGATTTCCCTGGCCGCCCGGACCGGCCTGCCCCTTTTGCCCCTGATGTGGTCCGCCAAGCGGGTTTGGGTGCTCAAAAACACTTGGGACCGCACCATGATCCCCAAGCCTTTCGCCACGATCTACTTCAGCGCGGGCCGGGAGTTCCGCTACCCGCCGGACATCAAAGGCGAGGCGATGGAGGCGGCCCTGCGGGAGTTGCAGGACGAGCTCAACCGCGTCAAGGACGAGCTGGACGCCATCTCGGGATACCAGGATCCCGCCTGA
- a CDS encoding DEAD/DEAH box helicase: MLADVGVPEDAPFKPDPFQVEAVELLAEQDVVVSAPTGSGKTWIAEQAIARTLAQGQRAWYASPLKALSNAKLAEFGQIFGPENVGILTGDRKENLGAPLIVGTTEILRNQLYDAMHRGNDLDAGLVVLDEAHFLGDPDRGVVWEEVIIYLPVRVRLLLLSATVANAAQISRWLNFVRDEPCATVLSRQRPVPLYPLFLSPDGELTQLKTKRGLSAKVRHFLESNGKQGSRWQGSHIPPVGNVLRSLEQANLLPAIFFLKSRSDCDAALDFTASVSLEYDAERAERLNREIDAWLEWYPFLEGQVQIEQIRKVQVASHHAGHLPLGKLLVERLMQKGLLKAIFSTSTVAAGVNFPARTVVITQSDRFNGREFVELGATELLQMTGRAGRRGMDNIGFACVVPGPFNDVALTATLLDSEPEPIESQLSINFSMVLNLLLSQRPAEVKQLLGMSLATFQRLERTEGKPRTKAGPQKVLKALAAALSGSLCPGPEEAVVRRRRRRQLERLRARLAKESESTGSGLWGALTRGRVLMDMYGSAWSVLRREESPEGRGVLLVSLERERRLSKGHPRLEFVPLEEIAGVFMEELNLPQTGGGRALAEAVLKQAPRRPTPLGAPQIERLAAKEANELRERLGEVVSEQEALVCASCPSHEDCLHSKKTLGGLLDQAEDQLAEVADQSHAFWYDFVRHLEFLRSEGFADPQGRLTPDGLWASQLRLDQPVLIAQAIRQQALPRQDPVLLAAILALFVDEREPDFSPRLDRRLRLALAGLRQAIDPMIERLSQWGFATPVLPYRASAAIYAWCQLKDFDQVVEIYGGAEGDIAQLIYRTADNLRQLISLQETHPHLAATARDAVELLLRPPVVVPT, encoded by the coding sequence GTGTTGGCCGACGTTGGGGTGCCCGAGGACGCGCCCTTTAAGCCCGACCCCTTCCAGGTGGAAGCGGTGGAGCTTTTGGCTGAGCAGGACGTGGTGGTCAGCGCCCCCACCGGCTCGGGCAAAACCTGGATCGCCGAGCAGGCCATCGCCCGCACCCTGGCCCAGGGGCAACGGGCCTGGTACGCCAGCCCCCTCAAGGCGTTGTCCAACGCCAAGCTGGCCGAGTTCGGCCAGATCTTCGGCCCCGAGAACGTGGGCATCCTCACCGGCGACCGCAAGGAAAACCTGGGCGCGCCGCTCATCGTGGGCACCACCGAGATACTGCGCAACCAGCTCTACGACGCCATGCACCGGGGCAACGACCTGGACGCCGGGCTGGTGGTGCTGGACGAGGCCCATTTTCTGGGCGACCCGGACCGGGGCGTTGTGTGGGAAGAAGTCATCATCTACCTGCCGGTCAGGGTGCGTCTGCTGCTGTTGTCGGCCACGGTGGCCAACGCGGCCCAGATATCCCGCTGGCTCAACTTCGTGCGTGACGAACCCTGCGCCACGGTGCTGAGCCGGCAAAGGCCGGTGCCCCTGTATCCCCTATTCCTTTCCCCCGATGGCGAGCTGACCCAGCTCAAGACCAAACGGGGCTTGTCGGCCAAGGTGCGCCACTTCCTGGAGAGCAATGGTAAGCAGGGCTCCCGTTGGCAGGGCAGCCACATCCCCCCGGTGGGCAACGTCCTGCGCTCCCTGGAGCAGGCGAACCTGCTGCCCGCCATATTTTTCTTGAAGTCGCGTTCCGATTGCGACGCCGCCCTGGACTTCACCGCCTCGGTCAGCCTGGAATACGACGCGGAGCGCGCCGAGCGTCTGAACCGCGAAATAGACGCCTGGCTGGAGTGGTACCCCTTCCTGGAGGGTCAGGTCCAGATAGAACAGATCCGCAAGGTGCAGGTGGCCAGCCACCACGCCGGGCACCTCCCCCTGGGTAAGCTGTTGGTGGAGCGGCTCATGCAAAAGGGCCTGCTCAAGGCCATTTTCAGCACCTCCACCGTGGCCGCGGGGGTGAACTTCCCGGCCCGCACCGTGGTCATCACCCAGAGCGACCGCTTCAACGGACGGGAGTTCGTGGAACTGGGGGCCACGGAACTGTTGCAAATGACCGGGCGGGCGGGGCGGCGGGGCATGGACAACATAGGATTCGCCTGCGTGGTGCCCGGTCCCTTCAACGACGTGGCCCTCACTGCCACCCTGCTGGACTCTGAGCCCGAACCCATAGAGAGCCAGCTGTCCATCAACTTTTCCATGGTGCTCAACCTGCTATTGTCCCAGCGTCCGGCCGAGGTAAAGCAGCTCCTGGGCATGTCCCTGGCCACCTTCCAACGATTGGAGCGCACCGAGGGCAAGCCGCGCACCAAGGCCGGCCCCCAAAAGGTGCTCAAGGCCCTGGCCGCCGCGCTGTCCGGCTCCTTGTGCCCCGGACCCGAGGAGGCGGTGGTGCGTCGCCGCCGGAGGCGTCAGTTGGAGCGGCTGCGGGCTCGCTTGGCCAAGGAAAGCGAATCCACGGGAAGCGGCTTGTGGGGAGCTCTGACCCGCGGGCGGGTGCTGATGGACATGTACGGCTCGGCCTGGTCGGTGTTGCGCCGAGAAGAGAGCCCCGAGGGCCGGGGGGTCTTGCTCGTGAGCCTGGAGAGGGAACGACGCCTCAGCAAGGGGCATCCCCGCCTGGAGTTCGTCCCCCTGGAAGAGATCGCCGGCGTTTTCATGGAAGAGCTCAACCTGCCCCAGACGGGTGGCGGCCGAGCCCTGGCCGAAGCCGTGTTGAAGCAGGCGCCCCGCCGCCCCACGCCGCTGGGCGCGCCCCAGATCGAGCGCCTGGCCGCCAAGGAAGCCAATGAACTGCGTGAGCGCCTAGGAGAGGTGGTGAGCGAGCAAGAGGCCCTGGTGTGCGCCTCCTGTCCCTCCCACGAGGACTGTCTGCACAGCAAGAAGACCCTGGGAGGCCTGTTGGACCAAGCCGAGGATCAGTTGGCCGAGGTGGCCGACCAAAGCCACGCCTTTTGGTATGACTTCGTGCGTCATTTGGAGTTCCTGCGCAGCGAAGGATTCGCCGATCCTCAGGGCCGCCTGACGCCCGACGGGCTGTGGGCCAGCCAACTGCGCCTGGACCAGCCGGTGCTCATCGCCCAGGCCATCCGCCAACAGGCCCTGCCCCGGCAAGACCCGGTGCTTTTGGCGGCCATTTTGGCCTTGTTCGTGGATGAGCGCGAGCCTGATTTTTCTCCCCGCCTGGACCGCCGTCTGCGTCTGGCCCTGGCCGGGCTGCGCCAGGCCATTGATCCCATGATCGAGCGCTTGAGCCAATGGGGCTTTGCCACTCCGGTTTTGCCCTACCGGGCCTCCGCCGCCATCTATGCCTGGTGCCAACTTAAGGATTTCGACCAGGTGGTGGAGATCTACGGCGGGGCCGAGGGGGATATCGCCCAGCTCATTTACCGCACCGCCGACAATCTGCGCCAACTCATAAGCTTGCAGGAGACCCACCCCCACCTGGCCGCCACGGCCCGCGACGCGGTGGAACTTCTTCTGCGGCCGCCGGTGGTGGTGCCCACCTAG
- a CDS encoding SLC13 family permease has protein sequence MSHDHDSHGGSDGSMKGRILWLSVGVAIFLLIGFALPTPDSVVQVVEKYGFAQKMISWHVAHDLQDAAHKTMVVLGIIPMAVIFFATEAIPIGLTGILMPLLAYFLHLLPMKSIGKSFAGDAPMFLLGVLAMGVAVVDVGLHKRLAAWLLGWTKGFYLPVFVLCISMAVVGSFISAHAMCAFMTPVMMAVYYGSVAANSKGGRVLHEPALAKFLLFSLCFALNVGGVGSPAAGGRNVIMMGFWSEYKVPMDFFTWMTYGLPIVPIMGFLVAVYMIFLFGRQIKTKDLTPGLAAIKEETRKMGKMTYSEYVTFGMLLLILALWIFGGEEMGLGGPALLALLIPVIFRTTEWRKILNGISWDAWFMYCGALTLGALLKESGAAMWLAQTFLEALSSVGMSKGFGLWVGMSGLSGLMTNFMSDAGTTALLGPIAIPMGLMTGVQGEPWAVGLAVAFATSFAHFLIVGTPNNAIVYGLGVYPDTGERVIHPVDFLKYGFVLWVICMLVVWIIGFLVIYNLVGFPDYILETATKAMQAGTVK, from the coding sequence ATGTCGCATGATCACGACTCGCATGGCGGCTCCGATGGCAGCATGAAGGGCCGCATTCTGTGGCTCAGCGTCGGCGTGGCCATTTTTTTATTGATAGGTTTCGCGCTGCCCACCCCTGACAGCGTCGTACAAGTTGTAGAGAAGTACGGCTTCGCCCAGAAGATGATCTCCTGGCATGTCGCCCACGACCTGCAGGACGCGGCGCACAAGACCATGGTGGTGTTGGGTATCATCCCCATGGCCGTCATCTTTTTCGCCACCGAGGCCATCCCCATCGGCCTCACCGGCATCCTCATGCCCCTGTTGGCCTACTTCCTCCACCTGCTGCCCATGAAGTCCATCGGCAAGTCCTTTGCCGGTGACGCGCCCATGTTCCTTTTGGGGGTGTTGGCCATGGGCGTGGCCGTGGTGGACGTGGGGCTGCACAAGCGCCTGGCGGCCTGGCTCTTGGGTTGGACCAAGGGCTTTTATCTGCCGGTGTTCGTGCTGTGCATCTCCATGGCCGTGGTGGGCAGCTTTATCTCGGCCCACGCCATGTGCGCCTTCATGACCCCGGTGATGATGGCGGTCTACTATGGCTCGGTGGCGGCCAACAGCAAGGGAGGCCGGGTGCTCCATGAGCCGGCCCTGGCCAAGTTCTTGTTGTTCTCCCTGTGTTTCGCCCTGAACGTGGGCGGCGTGGGCAGCCCGGCGGCCGGCGGCCGCAACGTCATCATGATGGGCTTCTGGTCCGAGTACAAGGTGCCCATGGACTTCTTCACCTGGATGACCTACGGCCTGCCCATAGTGCCCATCATGGGCTTCCTGGTGGCCGTGTACATGATCTTCTTGTTCGGGCGCCAGATCAAGACCAAGGACCTTACCCCGGGCCTGGCGGCCATCAAGGAAGAGACCCGCAAGATGGGCAAGATGACCTACTCGGAGTACGTCACCTTCGGCATGCTCCTTTTGATTCTTGCCTTGTGGATCTTCGGCGGTGAGGAAATGGGCCTGGGCGGCCCGGCCCTGCTGGCCCTGTTGATCCCGGTGATCTTCCGCACCACCGAGTGGCGCAAGATACTCAATGGCATCTCCTGGGACGCCTGGTTCATGTACTGCGGCGCGCTCACCCTGGGCGCGTTGCTCAAGGAATCCGGCGCTGCCATGTGGCTGGCCCAGACCTTCCTGGAGGCCTTGAGTTCCGTGGGCATGTCCAAGGGCTTCGGCCTGTGGGTGGGCATGAGCGGCCTGTCCGGCCTGATGACCAACTTCATGTCCGACGCGGGCACCACCGCCCTTTTGGGCCCCATCGCCATCCCCATGGGTCTGATGACCGGGGTGCAGGGCGAGCCCTGGGCCGTGGGCCTGGCCGTGGCCTTTGCCACCAGCTTCGCCCACTTCCTCATCGTGGGCACGCCCAACAACGCCATCGTCTATGGCCTGGGCGTATACCCCGACACCGGCGAGCGGGTCATCCACCCGGTGGACTTTTTGAAGTACGGCTTCGTGCTTTGGGTGATCTGCATGCTGGTGGTCTGGATCATCGGCTTCCTGGTCATCTACAACCTGGTCGGCTTCCCGGATTACATTCTGGAAACCGCCACCAAGGCCATGCAGGCCGGCACCGTCAAGTAG
- a CDS encoding CBS domain-containing protein — MKSKSVKETMVPLEEYATVNQSATLFEAVQALERSWQKGRASKFKHRAVLVLDDKGYVVGKVSHWDLLQAMEPKYRKIADFDRLTHFGLNPAFMKSMVDKEMLWDDPWDLLCARASNILVENAMRPLSEDDFIDEESTLAHATHILVMGRKLSVLVRRGDKVVGVLRIVDVCDNICEMIKSCSIG; from the coding sequence ATGAAGAGCAAGAGTGTCAAGGAAACCATGGTGCCGCTGGAGGAATACGCCACCGTAAACCAATCGGCCACCTTGTTCGAGGCGGTACAGGCCCTGGAAAGATCCTGGCAAAAGGGCCGCGCTTCCAAATTCAAGCACCGCGCGGTGCTGGTCTTGGATGATAAAGGCTATGTGGTGGGCAAGGTATCCCATTGGGACTTGTTGCAGGCCATGGAGCCCAAGTACCGCAAAATCGCCGACTTCGACCGGCTGACCCACTTCGGGCTCAATCCCGCTTTCATGAAGTCCATGGTGGACAAGGAAATGCTCTGGGACGATCCCTGGGATCTGCTGTGCGCCCGCGCCTCCAACATCCTGGTTGAAAACGCCATGCGGCCCTTGTCCGAGGACGATTTCATAGACGAGGAGTCCACCCTGGCTCACGCCACCCACATTCTGGTCATGGGACGCAAGCTTTCGGTGCTGGTGCGCCGGGGCGACAAGGTGGTGGGCGTGCTCAGAATCGTGGACGTGTGCGACAACATCTGCGAAATGATCAAGAGCTGCTCCATAGGCTAG